In one window of Carassius auratus strain Wakin chromosome 28, ASM336829v1, whole genome shotgun sequence DNA:
- the LOC113047470 gene encoding gastrula zinc finger protein XlCGF8.2DB-like: MMFIKEESEDFRIEEVFSLKQEETGEQTDLIEESQELNDLEKKKQNEKDHDLKIGKKMESNSFLICRLCGKSFNRKQNLALHMRVHTGERHFICKQCGKSFTQSGNLKIHMRIHTGEKPYNCSQCGQRFTNKGNLIYHMRTHSEESLFICPQCGKNFPQKQNLKVHMRIHTGEKPYICTQCGKGFTHKGNLSSHMSTHTGEKPYTCSQCGQKFSHKCNLNSHMSTHTGEKPYTCIQCGKSFAHKPSLNKHMLSHTGEKRFACAQCGKSFAHKHTHNNHVRSHTGEKRFACDQCGKRFTTELSRRYHMTIHTGEKRILCGQCGRSFTHKVSLKYHTRTHSGEKCFICHLCGKSFSLECGLKNHMRDHAEENSFTCKPD, encoded by the exons ATGATGTTCATTAAAGAGGAAAGTGAAGACTTCAGGATAGAAGAAGTATTCAGTCTGAAACAAGAAGAGACTggggaacaaacag aCCTGATTGAGGAGAGTCAAGAGCTGAATGATTTGGAAAAGAAAAAGCAGAATGAGAAAGATCATGATTTAAAAATTGGAAAAAAGATGGAATCTAACAGTTTTTTAATCTGCCGTctttgtggaaagagtttcaatcGAAAACAGAACCTTGCGctccacatgagagttcacactggagagagacaTTTTATCTgtaaacagtgtggaaagagtttcactcaaAGTGGAAACCTTAAaattcacatgagaattcacaccggAGAAAAGCCTTATAATTGCTCTCAGTGTGGACAGAGATTTACAAATAAAGGCAACTTAATTTACCACATGAGAACTCACAGTGAAGAGAGCTTGTTCATCTGCCCACAGTGTGGGAAGAATTTCCCTCAAAAACAAAACCTGAAAgtccacatgaggattcacactggagagaagccttacatttgcactcagtgtggaaagggtttTACTCATAAAGGCAACCTTAGTTCCCACATGAGtactcacactggagagaagccttataCTTGCTCTCAGTGTGGACAGAAATTTTCACATAAATGCAACCTTAATTCCCACATGAGcactcacactggagagaagccttacacttgcattcagtgtggaaagagttttgctcATAAACCCAGTCTTAATAAACACATGCTAAGTCACACAGGAGAGAAGCGGTTTGCATGTgctcaatgtggaaagagttttgctcATAAACACACTCATAATAACCACGTGAGAAGTCACACAGGAGAGAAGCGGTTTGCATGTGATCAATGTGGAAAGCGCTTCACAACAGAACTAAGCCGTAGATACCACATGAccattcacaccggagagaaacggATCTTATGTGGTCAATGTGGAAGGAGTTTCACGCATAAAGTAAGCCTGAAATACCACACAAGGACTCACTCAggagaaaaatgttttatatgtcatctgtgtggaaagagttttagtcTTGAATGTGGTCTGAAAAACCATATGAGAGATCACGCTGAAGAGAATTCCTTCACCTGCAAACCTGACTGA